One window of Salminus brasiliensis chromosome 16, fSalBra1.hap2, whole genome shotgun sequence genomic DNA carries:
- the f9b gene encoding coagulation factor IXb isoform X1, translated as MISISPPSPPPGPRSRSRFESSSGDGKVTDPGACDKSTECPAVSLRSPNFSSPQMQTQPLDFGADSPSACPLLGEMEKMKVFLLICGVLPEIRLSAAASVFLSKPSADSVLSRQRRHNAGAFEEMMRDNLERECIEENCSLEEAREVFENEEQTREFWVSYKDGDQCVSSPCQNGGTCEDGMSSYVCWCPSGFIGKNCELEMVRQCDVNNGGCMHFCLVDKTYGVVCDCADGYRLSLDTRSCEPMGEFPCGSLGADVSELLSTRTLISAENINHVHSVDLQNSTESNVTQPNSTATPELSSATTRPASDHHWAFFPTLSTITEQSNSDQRIVGGNEATPGEIPWQVALVTKDKNLTFCGGSLLSEVWVVTAAHCLVEGKIGAFFVRLGEHDVKKDEGRESDHEIAQYHTHPNYNFQRSHNHDIALLKLRAPVAFSDYARPICLGPKHFTENLLKSAHHSLVSGWGRLRYGGHESETLQKVELPYVDRTECKGSDKISRFMFCAGYNTIRKDSCQGDSGGPHATSSQGTWFLTGVISWGDECAKEGKYGIYTRVSRYMNWITNTTGIRAGSSGK; from the exons ATGATCTCAATAAGCCCACCCTCGCCTCCCCCAGGGCCCAGGAGCCGCAGCCGGTTCGAGTCCAGTTCTGGAGATGGGAAAGTCACCGACCCCGGAGCATGTGACAAGTCCACTGAGTGTCCTGCTGTTTCCCTCCGCTCTCCAAACTTCAGCAGCCca caaatgcaaacacagcCGCTGGACTTTGGAGCGGACAGTCCGAGCGCTTGTCCACTTCTGGGTGAAATGGAGAAGATGAAGGTGTTTCTCCTGATCTGTGGAGTTCTGCCTGAAATACGGCTCAGCGCTGCAG cgtctgtgtttctgtccaaACCGTCAGCAGACTCGGTTCTGTCCAGGCAGAGGCGGCACAACGCTGGAGCTTTTGAGGAGATGATGAGAGACAATTTGGAGCGAGAGTGCATAGAGGAGAACTGCAGCCTGGAGGAGGCGCGAGAGGTGTTCGAGAACGAGGAGCAAACA aGGGAGTTCTGGGTCAGTTATAAGG atgGAGATCAGTGTGTGTCGTCTCCATGTCAGAATGGCGGGACGTGTGAGGATGGGATGAGTTCTTATGTCTGCTGGTGTCCGAGTGGCTTCATCGGCAAGAACTGTGAGCTAG agatggTGCGCCAGTGTGATGTAAATAACGGGGGCTGTATGCATTTCTGTCTGGTGGATAAAACGTATGGAGTGGTGTGTGACTGCGCTGACGGATACAGACTCTCTCTGGACACCAGGAGCTGCGAACCTATGG GGGAGTTCCCGTGTGGCAGTTTGGGGGCCGACGTCTCTGAGCTTCTGTCCACTAGAACGCTCATCAGTGCAGAGAACATCAATCACGTCCACTCTGTAGATCTTCAGAACTCAACAGAGAGTAACGTAACACAGCCCAACAGCACGGCCACCCCAGAGCTCAGCAGCGCCACCACCAGGCCAGCCTCAGATCACCACTGGGCTTTCTTCCCCACCCTGTCCACCATCACCGAGCAGAGCAACAGTGACCAGCGCATCGTCGGAGGAAACGAAGCCACACCTGGGGAGATCCCCTGGCAG GTGGCGCTGGTTACTAAAGATAAAAATTTGACGTTTTGCGGCGGCTCTCTGCTGAGCGAGGTTTGGGTGGTCACGGCTGCTCACTGTCTGGTGGAGGGGAAGATCGGTGCCTTCTTTGTCCGACTGG GTGAACATGACGTGAAGAAGGACGAGGGAAGGGAGAGTGATCATGAGATAGCCCAGTATCACACGCACCCCAACTACAACTTCCAGCGCAGCCACAATCACGACATCGCGCTGCTGAAGCTCAGAGCGCCCGTCGCCTTCTCCGACTACGCCAGGCCCATCTGCCTGGGGCCCAAGCACTTTACAGAGAACCTGCTGAAGAGCGCCCACCACTCTCTGGTGAGCGGCTGGGGCCGGCTGCGGTACGGTGGGCACGAGTCCGAGACCCTGCAGAAAGTGGAGCTCCCGTACGTGGACCGCACCGAGTGCAAGGGCAGCGACAAGATCTCCCGCTTCATGTTCTGTGCCGGATACAATACCATCCGCAAGGACTCGTGCCAGGGGGACAGCGGCGGCCCGCACGCCACCAGCTCCCAGGGCACCTGGTTCCTGACCGGCGTCATCAGCTGGGGCGATGAGTGCGCCAAGGAGGGAAAGTACGGCATCTACACCCGAGTGTCCAGATACATGAACTGGATCACTAACACCACCGGAATCAGGGCCGGCTCCTCTGGGAAATAA
- the f9b gene encoding coagulation factor IXb isoform X2 produces the protein MGKSPTPEHVTSPLSVLLFPSALQTSAAQFGSTPFVHQQMQTQPLDFGADSPSACPLLGEMEKMKVFLLICGVLPEIRLSAAASVFLSKPSADSVLSRQRRHNAGAFEEMMRDNLERECIEENCSLEEAREVFENEEQTREFWVSYKDGDQCVSSPCQNGGTCEDGMSSYVCWCPSGFIGKNCELEMVRQCDVNNGGCMHFCLVDKTYGVVCDCADGYRLSLDTRSCEPMGEFPCGSLGADVSELLSTRTLISAENINHVHSVDLQNSTESNVTQPNSTATPELSSATTRPASDHHWAFFPTLSTITEQSNSDQRIVGGNEATPGEIPWQVALVTKDKNLTFCGGSLLSEVWVVTAAHCLVEGKIGAFFVRLGEHDVKKDEGRESDHEIAQYHTHPNYNFQRSHNHDIALLKLRAPVAFSDYARPICLGPKHFTENLLKSAHHSLVSGWGRLRYGGHESETLQKVELPYVDRTECKGSDKISRFMFCAGYNTIRKDSCQGDSGGPHATSSQGTWFLTGVISWGDECAKEGKYGIYTRVSRYMNWITNTTGIRAGSSGK, from the exons ATGGGAAAGTCACCGACCCCGGAGCATGTGACAAGTCCACTGAGTGTCCTGCTGTTTCCCTCCGCTCTCCAAACTTCAGCAGCCca ATTCGGATCCACCCCTTTTGTCCATCagcaaatgcaaacacagcCGCTGGACTTTGGAGCGGACAGTCCGAGCGCTTGTCCACTTCTGGGTGAAATGGAGAAGATGAAGGTGTTTCTCCTGATCTGTGGAGTTCTGCCTGAAATACGGCTCAGCGCTGCAG cgtctgtgtttctgtccaaACCGTCAGCAGACTCGGTTCTGTCCAGGCAGAGGCGGCACAACGCTGGAGCTTTTGAGGAGATGATGAGAGACAATTTGGAGCGAGAGTGCATAGAGGAGAACTGCAGCCTGGAGGAGGCGCGAGAGGTGTTCGAGAACGAGGAGCAAACA aGGGAGTTCTGGGTCAGTTATAAGG atgGAGATCAGTGTGTGTCGTCTCCATGTCAGAATGGCGGGACGTGTGAGGATGGGATGAGTTCTTATGTCTGCTGGTGTCCGAGTGGCTTCATCGGCAAGAACTGTGAGCTAG agatggTGCGCCAGTGTGATGTAAATAACGGGGGCTGTATGCATTTCTGTCTGGTGGATAAAACGTATGGAGTGGTGTGTGACTGCGCTGACGGATACAGACTCTCTCTGGACACCAGGAGCTGCGAACCTATGG GGGAGTTCCCGTGTGGCAGTTTGGGGGCCGACGTCTCTGAGCTTCTGTCCACTAGAACGCTCATCAGTGCAGAGAACATCAATCACGTCCACTCTGTAGATCTTCAGAACTCAACAGAGAGTAACGTAACACAGCCCAACAGCACGGCCACCCCAGAGCTCAGCAGCGCCACCACCAGGCCAGCCTCAGATCACCACTGGGCTTTCTTCCCCACCCTGTCCACCATCACCGAGCAGAGCAACAGTGACCAGCGCATCGTCGGAGGAAACGAAGCCACACCTGGGGAGATCCCCTGGCAG GTGGCGCTGGTTACTAAAGATAAAAATTTGACGTTTTGCGGCGGCTCTCTGCTGAGCGAGGTTTGGGTGGTCACGGCTGCTCACTGTCTGGTGGAGGGGAAGATCGGTGCCTTCTTTGTCCGACTGG GTGAACATGACGTGAAGAAGGACGAGGGAAGGGAGAGTGATCATGAGATAGCCCAGTATCACACGCACCCCAACTACAACTTCCAGCGCAGCCACAATCACGACATCGCGCTGCTGAAGCTCAGAGCGCCCGTCGCCTTCTCCGACTACGCCAGGCCCATCTGCCTGGGGCCCAAGCACTTTACAGAGAACCTGCTGAAGAGCGCCCACCACTCTCTGGTGAGCGGCTGGGGCCGGCTGCGGTACGGTGGGCACGAGTCCGAGACCCTGCAGAAAGTGGAGCTCCCGTACGTGGACCGCACCGAGTGCAAGGGCAGCGACAAGATCTCCCGCTTCATGTTCTGTGCCGGATACAATACCATCCGCAAGGACTCGTGCCAGGGGGACAGCGGCGGCCCGCACGCCACCAGCTCCCAGGGCACCTGGTTCCTGACCGGCGTCATCAGCTGGGGCGATGAGTGCGCCAAGGAGGGAAAGTACGGCATCTACACCCGAGTGTCCAGATACATGAACTGGATCACTAACACCACCGGAATCAGGGCCGGCTCCTCTGGGAAATAA